TATCGCAATATTTTATCTATTGTGAATATATTATCTATCCCTCTATTTATATGCATCAACCGCGAGGGAGGCAAAATCCTGCAGCAGCAGGCCACAGGATTTTGCCGGTCAAGCGGTTAATAAATGGGACGCATGGTAGGGAACAGGATCACATCCCGGATGGATGCTTTATCGGTCAACAGCATGATCAGCCGGTCTATGCCGATGCCTAAACCGCCGGCCGGAGGCATGCCGTACTCTAAAGCGCGGATAAAGTCTTCATCCATGGGATGAGCTTCCTCATCGCCCGCTTCCCGCTCCTTCAGCTGGGCCAGGAAACGCTCTTTCTGGTCAATGGGATCGTTTAATTCAGAAAAGGCGTTGGCCAATTCACGGCAGGCCACAAAGGCTTCGAACCGGTAAGTAAGCTTGGGATTGTCCTTTTTCTTTTTCGCCAGGGGCGACACTTCCACCGGGTAGTCCAGGATGAAATGGGGTTTCACCAGGTGTTTTTCCACATGCTCCTCAAACAGCTCGCTTAAGATTTTGCCCCAAGTACTTGTCCCTTCGATTTCCAGGTTGAACTTCCTAGCGATTTCCCGCGCGTCCTCATCGGTCTGCACGGCGGCAAAGTCCACCCCGGTATACTTCTTCACAGCTTCCATCATGGTCAGCCGCGGCCAGGGTGGAGTGAGGTCAATCATTTCCCCCTGGTAAGGGATCACCGTCGTACCCCTGACAGCTTCCGCCGCCCGGGCCACCAGGTTTTCCGTCAGCACCATCATATCCTCGTAATCGGCATAAGCCTGGTAAAGCTCCAACATGGTAAACTCGGGATTATGCTTGGTGGAAATGCCTTCATTGCGAAATACCCGGCCTATTTCATACACTCGCTCCAAGCCGCCCACCAGCAGCCGTTTTAGATGCAGCTCCAGGGCAATGCGCAGGTACATGTCGATGTCCAGGGCATTGTGATGGGTGATAAAGGGCC
The Clostridia bacterium genome window above contains:
- the lysS gene encoding lysine--tRNA ligase, whose product is MEHELSEVLQVRRQKLVDLREMGIEPFGGRFDQTHHAQDILDNFDSMEGQPVSVAGRIMTKRMHGKASFAHIQDVTGQIQIYVRLNDVGEAAYELFAKLDIGDIIGVKGTVFKTRMGEITVSTEELVLLAKSLHPLPEKWHGLKDIELRYRQRYVDLIVNPDVRNDFIARSRAIKAIRRYLDEQGFLEVETPTLHTIAGGAAARPFITHHNALDIDMYLRIALELHLKRLLVGGLERVYEIGRVFRNEGISTKHNPEFTMLELYQAYADYEDMMVLTENLVARAAEAVRGTTVIPYQGEMIDLTPPWPRLTMMEAVKKYTGVDFAAVQTDEDAREIARKFNLEIEGTSTWGKILSELFEEHVEKHLVKPHFILDYPVEVSPLAKKKKDNPKLTYRFEAFVACRELANAFSELNDPIDQKERFLAQLKEREAGDEEAHPMDEDFIRALEYGMPPAGGLGIGIDRLIMLLTDKASIRDVILFPTMRPIY